A window of the Planctomycetaceae bacterium genome harbors these coding sequences:
- a CDS encoding MBL fold metallo-hydrolase encodes MKVTFLGAACEVTGSQHLIETGSTRLLLDCGLFQGRESETRPKNIRFLCSPRTLDAVVLSHAHIDHCGNLPGLVRAGFDGPIFATRATAEIASMMLRDSAKIQEEDARYSARRSKQYGFEAFEALYT; translated from the coding sequence ATGAAGGTAACTTTTCTGGGTGCGGCATGTGAAGTCACTGGCAGCCAGCATCTGATCGAAACGGGGTCCACCCGGTTACTCCTTGACTGTGGCCTGTTTCAGGGACGCGAGTCAGAAACGCGTCCGAAGAACATTCGGTTTCTATGTTCACCCAGGACTCTGGACGCGGTCGTGCTGTCCCATGCTCACATTGATCATTGCGGAAATCTTCCGGGCCTGGTTCGTGCGGGTTTCGATGGCCCCATCTTCGCGACCCGGGCCACCGCGGAGATCGCATCGATGATGCTGCGTGACAGTGCGAAAATTCAGGAAGAAGATGCCAGATACTCAGCCAGGCGATCCAAACAATACGGTTTTGAGGCATTCGAGGCACTCTATACCTGA
- a CDS encoding MBL fold metallo-hydrolase, with amino-acid sequence MLGRFPQSFEYVRYHEWTEISDDVRIRLHHSGHILGAAITELEAKENGEWKRLVFTGDLGRRNIPILPDPETVERCDAVISESTYGNRVHPEAGDVKAKLQRIICEASRRRGKVIIPAFSLGRTQLLVYLLNELRNEDALCRVPFISTALLP; translated from the coding sequence ATGCTCGGAAGGTTTCCGCAGAGCTTTGAGTACGTCCGCTACCACGAATGGACGGAGATTTCGGACGACGTTCGAATCCGCCTTCACCATTCGGGACACATTCTGGGAGCCGCCATTACCGAGCTGGAAGCTAAAGAAAACGGAGAATGGAAGAGATTGGTTTTCACCGGCGACCTGGGGCGACGCAACATTCCCATTCTACCGGATCCGGAAACTGTGGAACGCTGTGACGCTGTGATCTCGGAATCAACGTATGGCAACCGAGTTCATCCGGAAGCGGGTGACGTGAAGGCGAAACTTCAACGCATCATCTGCGAGGCGTCACGGCGAAGGGGCAAGGTGATCATTCCTGCCTTCAGCCTCGGACGTACACAACTGCTGGTCTATTTGCTTAACGAGCTTCGCAATGAAGATGCTTTGTGCCGAGTGCCGTTTATATCGACAGCCCTCTTGCCGTGA
- a CDS encoding M42 family metallopeptidase, giving the protein MADQFLKDLLKTPGTSGGEQAVQDVVREYVKTFADEVTTDVHGNVMATVNRGGSPVILLDAHCDQIGLIVRHIDSQGFIRVSAVGGWDIQILLGQRVLVHSKTGPIPGVIARKPIHLLDTDERKSVPKIKDLLVDIGSTSESETREVVRIGDFITPEPCLRELRNGRLSGVAMDDRTGVWVIMNALRMIAAREPTAKVVAVSSVQEEIGLRGATTSSYHVNPDVAIAVDVTHATDCPGIDQNEFGRIVIGGGPVIVRGANANPQVFRQLTEQAEKNSIPYQVNALGYPASNDAATIQLTRGGCAAGLVTLPNRYMHSPVELVAESDLSQAAQLIAEFCLSVDAATSFIPSSSC; this is encoded by the coding sequence ATGGCAGACCAGTTTCTGAAAGACCTGTTGAAGACACCCGGAACATCCGGTGGCGAGCAGGCTGTTCAGGATGTCGTTCGAGAATACGTGAAGACTTTCGCTGATGAAGTGACCACTGATGTCCATGGCAATGTGATGGCTACCGTAAATCGCGGGGGCTCCCCTGTCATTTTGCTGGATGCTCATTGCGATCAGATTGGACTTATCGTCCGTCACATCGACAGCCAGGGCTTCATCCGCGTGTCTGCCGTGGGCGGATGGGACATCCAGATTCTTTTGGGTCAACGAGTCCTCGTCCACTCAAAGACAGGACCAATCCCCGGTGTCATTGCTCGAAAACCCATTCATCTGCTGGATACGGATGAACGTAAGAGCGTCCCCAAGATCAAAGATCTGCTCGTCGATATCGGATCGACTTCCGAAAGCGAAACTCGGGAAGTTGTGCGGATCGGAGACTTCATTACTCCCGAGCCCTGCCTCCGGGAACTTCGGAATGGTCGCCTTTCCGGAGTCGCGATGGATGACCGAACAGGCGTTTGGGTCATCATGAACGCACTGCGAATGATCGCTGCGCGAGAACCAACCGCAAAAGTCGTCGCCGTTTCATCGGTTCAGGAAGAGATCGGCCTGCGAGGTGCCACGACCAGTTCTTATCATGTCAATCCCGATGTTGCCATTGCTGTCGATGTAACACACGCCACGGACTGCCCCGGAATTGATCAAAACGAATTCGGCCGGATTGTGATCGGGGGAGGCCCGGTGATCGTTCGAGGCGCTAACGCGAATCCACAGGTCTTTCGCCAGCTGACCGAACAAGCTGAGAAAAATTCCATCCCCTATCAGGTGAATGCACTTGGGTATCCAGCAAGCAATGACGCAGCAACAATTCAGCTGACTCGAGGCGGTTGTGCGGCCGGACTGGTGACACTACCCAATCGCTACATGCACAGCCCAGTCGAACTTGTCGCCGAATCCGACCTTTCCCAGGCTGCACAGCTGATTGCCGAATTCTGCCTCTCCGTCGACGCCGCAACATCCTTTATCCCCTCTTCGAGCTGCTGA
- a CDS encoding heavy metal-associated domain-containing protein has protein sequence MKKLIGLLSFAILAGCGDSGTETVTTNPDTPAATSEDGEASQTPAAAVSQEPVMVAYKAGDNATLAVPEMSCQINCYPKVKKALEGITGVKSVELVPQEDEVVVNDRRVKIEFDGDVDGAAALTALDGAGYPGSSFE, from the coding sequence ATGAAGAAGCTCATCGGACTTCTGTCTTTTGCAATCCTTGCTGGCTGCGGAGACAGCGGCACGGAGACGGTCACTACCAATCCTGATACGCCTGCCGCGACTTCCGAAGACGGCGAAGCATCACAAACTCCGGCGGCAGCAGTGAGTCAGGAACCGGTTATGGTCGCTTACAAAGCAGGAGACAATGCGACGCTGGCTGTCCCTGAAATGTCCTGTCAGATTAATTGCTACCCAAAAGTCAAGAAAGCTCTGGAAGGGATTACCGGAGTCAAATCGGTCGAACTCGTTCCACAGGAAGACGAAGTGGTGGTGAATGACCGCCGAGTGAAAATTGAATTCGACGGCGATGTTGATGGCGCAGCAGCGCTGACGGCCCTGGACGGCGCCGGTTATCCCGGTTCAAGTTTCGAATAA
- the pckA gene encoding phosphoenolpyruvate carboxykinase (ATP) gives MFSVPKTFNLASHGITVENVFRNLAPSTLYEEAIRHEPGTSISDAGCLIAYSGEKTGRSPKDKRVVRHPDSQDNVWWGPVNFALDEMTFSINRERAIDYLNTRDRIYCVDAYAGWEPNTRLKVRVICARPYHALFMHNMLIRPTDAELETFEEPDFVIFNAGAFPANRFTTGMTSRTSVDLSIEHGEVVLLGTEYAGEMKKAVFTYMNYLLPMKGILSMHCSATTSKDDGTSSVLFGLSGTGKTTLSADPNRYLIGDDEHGWSDDGIFNIEGGCYAKAVYLTRESEPEIFDALRFGAVLENVVYDKAHHHVDFNDTSITQNTRGSYPIEFMGNAKIPCVATHPSDVIFLTCDAFGVLPPVARLTKEQAMYYFISGYTAKVAGTEMGVTEPEATFSPCFGGPFLVCHPSRYAQLLAEKIDRHGAAVWLVNTGWSGGAYGVGSRMPLRFTRSIVDAIHSGELRNAPTERDDILGLDVVSQCPGVPAEMMVPRLSWRDTDAYEKTARKLAGLFRSNFEAYAAQVAGEVTAAGPQG, from the coding sequence ATGTTCAGCGTGCCGAAAACGTTTAACCTGGCCTCACACGGAATCACTGTCGAAAACGTATTTCGTAATCTGGCACCAAGCACTCTGTACGAAGAGGCGATCCGCCACGAACCCGGAACCAGCATTTCAGACGCCGGGTGTTTGATTGCTTATTCCGGTGAAAAGACGGGACGATCACCAAAAGACAAGCGCGTAGTCAGGCACCCGGATTCTCAGGACAATGTCTGGTGGGGGCCGGTCAACTTCGCACTGGATGAAATGACCTTTTCCATCAATCGCGAACGTGCCATTGACTATCTGAATACACGTGATCGTATCTACTGCGTTGATGCTTACGCAGGATGGGAGCCCAACACGCGGCTGAAAGTACGCGTCATCTGTGCTCGCCCCTATCACGCATTATTCATGCATAACATGCTCATTCGCCCGACAGATGCAGAACTCGAGACATTCGAGGAGCCCGATTTCGTCATTTTCAACGCTGGCGCATTCCCGGCAAATCGCTTCACCACAGGAATGACTTCACGAACAAGTGTCGACTTGAGTATTGAGCATGGAGAAGTCGTGCTGCTTGGCACCGAATACGCCGGTGAAATGAAAAAGGCAGTCTTTACTTACATGAATTATCTGCTGCCGATGAAAGGCATCCTGTCGATGCATTGTTCGGCAACGACAAGCAAGGACGATGGTACATCGTCTGTCCTGTTTGGATTGTCCGGCACAGGAAAAACAACGCTGTCTGCTGATCCGAATCGTTACCTGATCGGAGACGATGAACACGGCTGGTCAGACGATGGCATTTTCAATATTGAAGGCGGTTGCTATGCGAAGGCTGTTTACCTGACTCGTGAGTCTGAACCTGAGATATTTGATGCCCTTCGATTCGGCGCTGTTCTGGAAAATGTCGTCTACGACAAAGCACACCACCATGTCGATTTTAATGACACATCGATTACTCAGAACACACGAGGATCATATCCCATCGAATTCATGGGGAATGCAAAGATCCCGTGCGTCGCCACACACCCATCTGACGTAATTTTCCTGACGTGTGATGCATTTGGCGTGCTGCCGCCCGTCGCCCGCCTGACAAAAGAACAAGCGATGTACTACTTCATTAGTGGGTACACGGCAAAGGTCGCTGGCACCGAAATGGGCGTTACAGAACCGGAAGCGACATTTTCACCCTGTTTCGGTGGTCCGTTTCTGGTCTGCCACCCGTCTCGCTACGCACAATTGCTTGCAGAAAAAATTGACCGACACGGAGCTGCTGTCTGGCTGGTCAATACAGGCTGGTCCGGCGGGGCCTACGGCGTCGGTAGCCGAATGCCTCTTCGTTTCACCAGATCCATTGTTGATGCAATTCACTCGGGCGAGCTTCGTAACGCCCCGACAGAACGCGACGACATTCTCGGGCTTGATGTCGTCAGTCAGTGTCCCGGCGTGCCCGCAGAAATGATGGTCCCCCGCCTCTCGTGGCGAGATACCGATGCCTACGAGAAGACCGCGCGAAAACTTGCAGGTCTGTTCCGTAGCAATTTTGAAGCCTATGCCGCACAAGTCGCCGGTGAAGTGACTGCAGCTGGTCCTCAGGGATAA
- a CDS encoding ATP-binding protein, protein MINDPAIRALEEALRVSPDNAPLRSHLAESLMKAGLPEAAELHWEKLVRQDPAETRYRVSLAQCFFQQGKYSPSMVIIEDLVSKRDTPAAAYLLHSRLLFQQGDVPFAISEYRAAISEDPSLRDDELADRLGIDSSEQSEVIEGKVRASWQGDENIADAATERVVERPRINFEHVGGMTNLKEEIRMKIIYPLQHADMFKAYGKAVGGGILMYGPPGCGKTHLARATAGEIGAGFISIGIHDVLDMWIGSSEKALHGLFETARRNQPSVMFFDEVDALGASRSDMKTSAGRHLINQFLAELDGTESSNDGVLILAATNAPWNLDSAFRRPGRFDRIIFVPPPDREGRADILRLLLCGKPVDNVDHDAVARKTDQFSGADLKAVVDVCIEGKLAAALRTGRPEPIGTKDLIGAAKQVRPSTQDWFNSARNYALYSNQSGLYDDILRYLKINK, encoded by the coding sequence ATGATAAATGACCCAGCCATTCGTGCACTTGAGGAAGCGCTCCGGGTATCGCCGGACAACGCTCCCCTGCGGAGCCACCTTGCCGAATCATTGATGAAAGCTGGATTGCCGGAAGCCGCAGAACTCCACTGGGAAAAGCTTGTTCGGCAAGACCCGGCAGAAACGCGGTATCGTGTTTCACTTGCCCAGTGTTTTTTCCAACAGGGCAAGTACTCCCCTTCGATGGTCATCATTGAAGACCTTGTTTCGAAACGTGACACCCCCGCAGCGGCTTACCTGCTGCATTCCCGACTACTTTTTCAGCAGGGAGATGTGCCGTTTGCAATTTCTGAGTATCGGGCAGCAATCAGCGAAGACCCTTCCCTTCGGGATGATGAACTGGCAGACCGTCTGGGGATTGATTCAAGCGAGCAGTCGGAAGTGATTGAAGGCAAGGTCAGAGCGTCATGGCAGGGGGACGAGAATATAGCCGATGCTGCAACAGAACGCGTTGTGGAAAGGCCTCGGATCAACTTTGAACATGTGGGTGGCATGACGAATCTGAAGGAAGAGATTCGCATGAAGATCATCTATCCACTTCAGCACGCAGATATGTTTAAGGCCTACGGAAAGGCTGTTGGGGGTGGAATTCTGATGTATGGGCCGCCCGGATGTGGAAAGACGCATCTGGCCAGAGCCACCGCCGGCGAAATCGGGGCTGGGTTCATAAGTATCGGAATTCACGACGTCCTTGATATGTGGATTGGCAGCAGCGAAAAGGCCCTACATGGTCTCTTCGAAACTGCTCGACGCAACCAGCCCAGTGTTATGTTTTTTGATGAAGTGGATGCGTTAGGAGCATCTCGTTCCGACATGAAGACAAGCGCTGGACGGCACTTGATCAATCAGTTTCTTGCAGAACTGGATGGGACGGAATCATCAAATGACGGTGTGCTGATTCTCGCAGCAACGAACGCCCCGTGGAATCTGGATTCCGCATTTCGGCGGCCTGGACGCTTCGATCGCATAATCTTCGTACCGCCACCGGATCGAGAAGGCCGGGCCGATATCTTACGCTTACTGCTCTGCGGCAAGCCGGTGGACAACGTCGATCATGATGCAGTTGCCAGAAAAACAGACCAGTTCTCGGGAGCAGACTTAAAGGCAGTCGTCGACGTTTGCATTGAAGGTAAACTGGCAGCGGCTCTCAGGACCGGTCGCCCCGAACCAATTGGCACGAAAGACCTGATTGGTGCGGCGAAACAAGTACGTCCTTCGACCCAGGATTGGTTCAATTCCGCTCGCAATTACGCCTTGTATTCCAACCAAAGTGGATTGTACGACGACATCCTTCGCTACCTGAAAATCAACAAATGA
- a CDS encoding triphosphoribosyl-dephospho-CoA synthase, translating into MSELTAWQQKLSDWVRTACYLEVSAPKPGNVNPEYSFSSLDEAGVPRDVATVEDFLRSADAICDVAARVTPQTVGSTILECIRATRLVVPHNTNLGIVLLLIPLAAVPESSSLQDGIERILDDLTVDDSMAVYEAIRLAAPGGLGNADDQDVSNSPTLPLRDCMRLASERDTIAMQYVNAYQEVFRAVDWLENSPWIDSKTGGMESASTCITWLALRLLQSIPDTLIIRKCGVEVATEARRLADQVLVNGWPEQPSSEAAYEALKKFLCEDGHRRNPGTTADLIVAALFCGLRSGRLRLD; encoded by the coding sequence GTGAGCGAATTAACTGCCTGGCAACAGAAGTTGAGCGACTGGGTCCGTACGGCGTGCTACCTGGAGGTATCCGCTCCGAAACCGGGAAACGTGAACCCGGAGTATTCATTTTCATCTCTGGATGAAGCCGGCGTTCCTCGCGATGTCGCAACGGTTGAGGATTTTCTTCGATCAGCTGATGCTATCTGTGATGTCGCCGCGAGAGTAACACCGCAGACCGTTGGATCGACGATCCTGGAATGCATCCGAGCCACACGCCTCGTCGTGCCGCACAATACAAATCTTGGCATTGTGTTGCTGTTGATCCCATTGGCAGCTGTGCCCGAATCATCGTCTTTGCAGGACGGCATCGAACGGATTCTTGACGACCTGACGGTCGATGACAGCATGGCTGTCTACGAGGCAATTCGTCTGGCAGCACCCGGAGGTCTTGGGAACGCTGACGATCAGGATGTCAGTAATTCACCGACACTTCCGCTGAGAGACTGCATGCGACTGGCGTCAGAACGTGACACGATTGCCATGCAGTACGTGAATGCCTATCAGGAAGTGTTTCGAGCTGTCGATTGGCTGGAGAATTCTCCATGGATTGATTCAAAGACTGGCGGAATGGAATCTGCTTCGACGTGCATCACATGGCTTGCCCTGCGATTACTCCAGTCGATACCTGACACGCTGATCATCCGAAAATGTGGCGTCGAAGTGGCAACGGAAGCTCGGAGACTGGCTGATCAAGTGCTGGTCAACGGATGGCCCGAACAACCATCATCCGAGGCGGCCTATGAGGCACTGAAAAAATTCCTGTGCGAAGATGGTCATCGTCGCAACCCGGGAACGACAGCGGATTTGATCGTGGCTGCCTTGTTCTGCGGGTTGCGAAGTGGACGATTGCGTCTTGATTAG
- a CDS encoding zinc ribbon domain-containing protein produces the protein MPTYEYRCNACSHKWDEFQSITAKPTKKCPDCGKLKAERIISAGGGIIFKGSGFYQTDYRSDSYKKGAEAAKKSSDSSSSSSSSTSESSGSKSGSTD, from the coding sequence ATGCCAACCTACGAATATCGTTGCAATGCGTGTAGTCACAAGTGGGATGAGTTTCAGTCGATCACTGCGAAGCCCACTAAGAAATGTCCGGACTGTGGAAAACTGAAGGCCGAACGTATTATCAGCGCCGGTGGAGGCATCATCTTTAAGGGGTCTGGGTTTTATCAGACCGATTATCGAAGCGATTCGTACAAAAAAGGCGCTGAAGCTGCGAAGAAATCCTCTGATTCATCAAGTAGCTCTTCAAGTTCCACAAGCGAATCGTCTGGCAGTAAATCAGGCAGCACAGACTGA
- the grpE gene encoding nucleotide exchange factor GrpE — MTDPENDEQCPSPEPAVESKSGTVESHPEASGDHASVNALKEQVAELQDKMLRMQAEMENSRRRMQREMEDARRFESFRLVRDLLPGLDGLQRAVDSAEQTGDTQALLNGIQMVAHQFRDILKTHSAEPIDALGKPFDPNLHEALTQVPSADHDPMTVMQVVEMGYRLHDRVVRPARVIVSCAPAES; from the coding sequence ATGACTGATCCAGAAAACGACGAACAATGCCCGTCACCAGAACCCGCGGTTGAGTCTAAAAGCGGAACCGTTGAGTCACATCCTGAAGCCAGCGGTGATCACGCCAGCGTGAACGCACTGAAGGAGCAGGTTGCTGAATTGCAGGATAAGATGCTGCGAATGCAGGCGGAGATGGAGAACTCTCGCCGTCGAATGCAGCGAGAAATGGAAGATGCCAGAAGATTTGAATCGTTCCGACTGGTGCGAGACCTGCTTCCTGGCCTTGACGGATTGCAGCGTGCAGTGGATTCCGCCGAACAGACAGGTGACACTCAGGCGTTGCTGAACGGTATTCAAATGGTTGCCCACCAATTCCGCGATATCCTGAAGACGCACTCAGCGGAGCCAATTGACGCATTAGGCAAACCATTTGACCCGAACCTGCACGAAGCGCTGACACAGGTGCCGTCGGCCGACCACGATCCAATGACAGTGATGCAGGTTGTGGAAATGGGCTACCGTCTGCACGATCGCGTTGTTCGGCCTGCTCGCGTTATCGTCTCATGTGCCCCGGCTGAAAGCTGA
- the dnaJ gene encoding molecular chaperone DnaJ: MTEQRCYYEVLGVVRTASGEEIKKAYKKLAIKYHPDRNPDNEEAVAAFKEASEAFEVLSNEDKRARYDRFGHSGVKGSGGGGAGFGDVNDIFSAFGDIFEGFGFNFGGGSGGGRRRGGASKGASLQTTISIELPEAYSGCRRELHISRHETCQTCAGSGSKPGSSPISCSTCGGHGQVIQSQGFFRVQTTCPTCRGAGKTVKDPCQECRGGGRVMADVVREVVIPSGIDSGMQLCLRGEGEAGAGGGPRGDLYVDIEVKRHPLFDRDGSDLMCRVPITFSQAALGAEIEIPTLAGPETMKVKPGTQPGDVTRLKARGMPDPRGGGRIGDLLVEIQVDVPKKLSPEQEDLLRQLAELDHKDVTPHRKSFFDQVKQFFSGDESEEK, from the coding sequence ATGACCGAACAACGATGTTATTACGAAGTCCTGGGAGTCGTTCGGACAGCTTCGGGTGAAGAGATCAAGAAGGCCTACAAGAAGCTGGCTATCAAATACCATCCGGACCGGAATCCGGATAACGAAGAAGCGGTTGCAGCGTTCAAGGAGGCTTCTGAGGCATTTGAAGTCCTCAGCAACGAGGACAAGCGTGCTCGGTACGATCGCTTTGGTCATTCCGGCGTCAAAGGCAGCGGAGGTGGAGGCGCTGGCTTTGGTGACGTGAACGATATCTTCAGCGCTTTCGGCGACATCTTTGAAGGTTTTGGGTTCAACTTCGGGGGTGGTTCCGGAGGTGGACGACGGCGCGGCGGAGCGAGTAAAGGAGCTTCCCTCCAGACCACGATCAGCATTGAACTTCCGGAGGCTTACTCCGGCTGCCGTCGTGAACTCCACATTTCCCGCCACGAGACGTGCCAGACCTGCGCTGGATCGGGCTCAAAACCCGGAAGCAGCCCGATCTCCTGCAGTACCTGCGGCGGCCATGGTCAGGTCATTCAGTCGCAGGGTTTCTTCCGTGTCCAGACAACCTGTCCCACTTGCCGCGGCGCAGGCAAAACGGTCAAAGATCCCTGCCAGGAGTGTCGAGGCGGTGGACGAGTGATGGCGGATGTCGTCCGCGAAGTCGTCATCCCTTCTGGTATTGATTCCGGAATGCAGCTTTGTCTGCGTGGAGAAGGTGAAGCGGGTGCCGGTGGCGGTCCGCGGGGAGACCTTTATGTCGACATCGAAGTGAAGCGGCATCCGCTTTTCGATCGCGACGGATCGGACTTGATGTGTCGAGTTCCAATCACATTTTCTCAGGCAGCTCTGGGGGCTGAGATCGAAATCCCGACGCTTGCTGGTCCGGAAACAATGAAGGTCAAACCGGGGACCCAGCCTGGAGACGTGACAAGGCTCAAAGCTCGGGGAATGCCTGACCCGCGTGGTGGCGGGCGTATCGGAGACCTTCTGGTAGAAATTCAGGTGGATGTTCCAAAGAAACTATCACCAGAACAGGAAGATCTGCTGAGGCAACTGGCTGAACTCGACCACAAAGACGTGACGCCCCACCGCAAGTCATTTTTTGATCAGGTGAAGCAGTTTTTTTCGGGCGACGAATCAGAGGAAAAATAA
- the groL gene encoding chaperonin GroEL (60 kDa chaperone family; promotes refolding of misfolded polypeptides especially under stressful conditions; forms two stacked rings of heptamers to form a barrel-shaped 14mer; ends can be capped by GroES; misfolded proteins enter the barrel where they are refolded when GroES binds) produces MAKQLLFDDKARIKLQRGVETLAKAVAVTMGPTGRNVIIDKSFGNPVVTKDGVTVSKEVELDDPYEHMGAKLVNEVASKTSDLAGDGTTTATVLARAIYEQGLRSITLGANPTVVRRGIDRGVDAALESIAKLAKPVETKKEIAQVGAISANSDKEIGDMIADAMERVGRDGVITVEEGKGSSTTLEFAEGMQFDKGYISPYFVTQAEDMKAVLDDCLILLYEKKISNLREFVPLLEKVAQTGRQFLVIAEDVDSEALTALVVNKLRGILKICAVKAPGFGDRRKAMLGDMAVLTGGTLISEDLGIKLDSVELSHLGQARRIEVMKDSCTIIEGAGEASAIQTRVQQIRDHIEKTDSDYDREKFQERLAKLTGGVAVISVGASTEAEMKQTKARMEDALHATRAAVEEGILPGGGVALLRSIEAVRKVKAKGDEAIGIEILANALQAPLRQIAANCGKDGAVVADEVLQLQGTMGYDASKDEYVDMLKAGILDPAKVVRSALSHAASIAGLMLTTQVLVTRSDDADGGKRPTVEGAIH; encoded by the coding sequence GTGGCAAAGCAACTGTTGTTCGACGATAAAGCCCGCATCAAACTGCAGCGCGGCGTGGAAACGCTTGCCAAGGCGGTTGCGGTAACGATGGGCCCAACAGGTCGCAACGTGATCATTGACAAGAGTTTTGGCAATCCCGTCGTGACAAAGGACGGTGTGACGGTCAGTAAGGAAGTTGAACTCGACGACCCTTACGAGCACATGGGGGCGAAGCTGGTCAATGAAGTTGCCAGCAAGACGAGCGATCTGGCTGGCGACGGCACGACAACGGCCACGGTTCTTGCTCGCGCTATCTATGAGCAGGGTCTGCGAAGTATTACGCTGGGAGCGAATCCCACTGTGGTGCGACGCGGGATTGATCGTGGTGTGGATGCTGCTCTTGAGTCCATCGCCAAACTGGCAAAGCCAGTGGAAACCAAGAAGGAGATCGCTCAGGTTGGAGCGATCTCGGCAAACAGCGACAAAGAGATCGGTGACATGATTGCCGATGCGATGGAGCGAGTTGGCCGGGATGGAGTGATCACCGTTGAAGAAGGCAAGGGAAGCTCGACGACGCTTGAGTTCGCCGAGGGGATGCAGTTCGACAAGGGCTACATCAGTCCTTACTTCGTCACGCAGGCTGAAGACATGAAGGCCGTTCTGGACGACTGCCTGATCCTGCTATACGAAAAGAAGATTTCAAATCTTCGTGAATTTGTGCCGCTGCTGGAGAAGGTCGCCCAGACCGGTCGCCAGTTCCTTGTGATTGCGGAAGACGTTGACAGCGAAGCGCTGACCGCACTTGTGGTGAACAAGCTTCGTGGCATCCTGAAAATCTGTGCCGTCAAGGCACCTGGTTTCGGCGATCGCCGAAAAGCGATGCTTGGTGACATGGCGGTGCTGACCGGCGGAACGTTGATTTCAGAAGATCTGGGAATCAAGCTGGATTCGGTTGAGCTGAGCCACCTGGGGCAGGCACGCCGAATCGAAGTCATGAAAGACAGCTGCACCATCATCGAAGGTGCGGGCGAAGCGTCTGCCATTCAGACTCGCGTTCAGCAGATTCGTGACCATATCGAGAAGACCGACAGCGACTACGATCGCGAGAAGTTCCAGGAGCGACTTGCGAAGCTGACCGGTGGTGTTGCAGTCATTTCTGTTGGTGCATCTACAGAAGCAGAGATGAAGCAAACCAAAGCTCGAATGGAAGACGCATTGCATGCGACTCGTGCTGCTGTGGAAGAAGGAATTCTGCCTGGTGGCGGCGTGGCATTGCTGCGTTCAATTGAAGCTGTCCGTAAGGTGAAAGCTAAGGGCGACGAGGCGATTGGCATCGAAATCCTGGCGAATGCTCTGCAGGCTCCTCTTCGTCAGATCGCAGCCAATTGCGGCAAGGACGGGGCGGTTGTTGCTGACGAAGTGCTTCAGCTGCAGGGTACGATGGGCTACGATGCGTCAAAAGACGAATATGTCGACATGCTGAAGGCTGGTATTCTCGACCCCGCAAAGGTGGTGCGGAGTGCTTTGTCTCATGCAGCTTCGATCGCTGGATTGATGTTGACGACTCAGGTTCTTGTCACGCGTTCAGACGATGCAGACGGTGGAAAACGCCCAACAGTCGAAGGCGCAATTCACTAG
- the groES gene encoding co-chaperone GroES: protein MKINPLDDRVVVRPHEAEEKTAGGIVLPDAAKEKQQRGTVIAVGPGRLLDSGERSAVSVQVGDEVLFGKYGGTEIEVDGEEVKILRESDILAKLV from the coding sequence ATGAAAATTAATCCTCTTGACGATCGCGTAGTTGTACGCCCCCACGAAGCCGAAGAGAAAACAGCCGGTGGCATCGTGCTTCCGGATGCGGCGAAAGAAAAGCAGCAGCGTGGTACCGTGATTGCGGTTGGTCCAGGCCGACTGCTCGATAGTGGAGAGCGGTCAGCGGTCAGTGTTCAGGTCGGTGATGAAGTCCTGTTTGGGAAATATGGCGGAACTGAAATCGAAGTGGATGGCGAAGAGGTGAAGATCCTTCGTGAGAGTGACATCCTGGCAAAGCTTGTCTGA